The Microcebus murinus isolate Inina chromosome 4, M.murinus_Inina_mat1.0, whole genome shotgun sequence genome has a segment encoding these proteins:
- the LOC105866779 gene encoding RNA polymerase II subunit A C-terminal domain phosphatase SSU72 like protein 6-like: MSSAPLRVAVVCMRNVNRSMEAHSILRSKGINVRSFAAGSCVKLPGRRPHLPVVYDFATTYRQMYDDLVRKDREFYTHNGILHILRRNERIKARAERFQECTDCFDVIFTCEESVYDKVVEHLCSREEETLQPVHVINVEVEDDPEGAMLGAFLICELCQGLQQLADTQDQMGRMLLQVEERTGKSFLHTVCFY, from the coding sequence ATGAGCTCAGCCCCGCTCAGGGTTGCCGTGGTGTGCATGAGGAACGTCAACAGGAGCATGGAAGCCCACAGCATCCTCAGGAGTAAAGGCATCAACGTCCGTTCCTTTGCAGCCGGATCGTGTGTCAAGCTCCCGGGACGCAGACCCCATCTGCCCGTGGTTTATGATTTTGCCACAACCTATCGACAGATGTACGATGACCTGGTCAGGAAAGACAGAGAGTTCTACACACACAATGGCATCTTGCACATCTTGAGAAGGAACGAGAGGATCAAGGCCCGTGCAGAGAGGTTTCAGGAGTGCACCGACTGCTTCGACGTCATCTTCACCTGCGAGGAGAGTGTCTACGACAAGGTGGTGGAGCACCTGTGCTCCAGGGAAGAGGAGACCCTGCAGCCGGTGCACGTGATCAACGTGGAGGTGGAAGACGACCCGGAAGGTGCCATGCTGGGGGCGTTCCTCATCTGCGAGCTGTGCCAGGGCCTGCAGCAGCTGGCCGACACGCAGGACCAGATGGGCCGGATGCTCCTGCAAGTGGAGGAGAGAACGGGGAAGAGTTTTCTTCACACCGTCTGCTTCTACTGA
- the LOC142870492 gene encoding RNA polymerase II subunit A C-terminal domain phosphatase SSU72 like protein 6-like, producing the protein MSSAPLRVAVVCMRNVNRSMEAHSILRSKGINVRSFAAGSCVKLPGRRPHLPVVYDFATTYRQMYDDLVRKDREFYTHNGILHILRRNERIKARAERFQECTDCFDVVFTCEESVYDKVVEHLCSREEETLQPVHVINVEVEDDPESAMLGAFLICELCQGLQQLADTQDQMGRMLLQVEERTGKSFLHTVCFY; encoded by the coding sequence ATGAGCTCAGCCCCGCTCAGGGTTGCCGTGGTGTGCATGAGGAACGTCAACAGGAGCATGGAAGCCCACAGCATCCTCAGGAGTAAAGGCATCAACGTCCGTTCCTTTGCAGCCGGATCGTGTGTCAAGCTCCCGGGACGCAGACCCCATCTGCCCGTGGTTTATGATTTTGCCACAACCTATCGACAGATGTACGACGACCTGGTCAGGAAAGACAGAGAGTTCTACACACACAATGGCATCTTACACATCTTGAGAAGGAACGAGAGGATCAAGGCCCGTGCAGAGAGGTTTCAGGAGTGCACCGACTGCTTCGACGTCGTCTTCACCTGCGAGGAGAGTGTCTACGACAAGGTGGTGGAGCACCTGTGCTCCAGGGAAGAGGAGACCCTGCAGCCGGTGCACGTGATCAACGTGGAGGTGGAAGACGACCCGGAAAGTGCCATGCTGGGGGCGTTCCTCATCTGCGAGCTGTGCCAGGGCCTGCAGCAGCTGGCCGACACGCAGGACCAGATGGGCCGGATGCTCCTGCAAGTGGAGGAGAGAACGGGGAAGAGTTTTCTTCACACCGTCTGCTTCTACTGA
- the LOC142870493 gene encoding RNA polymerase II subunit A C-terminal domain phosphatase SSU72 like protein 6-like, with product MSSAPLRVAVVCMRNVNRSMEAHSILRSKGINVRSFAAGSCVKLPGRRPHLPVVYDFATTYRQMYDDLVRKDREFYTHNGILHILRRNERIKARAERFQECTDCFDVIFTCEESVYDKVVEHLCSREEETLQPVHVINVEVEDDPEGAMLGAFLICELCQGLQQLADTQDQMGRMLLQVEERTGKSFLHTVCFY from the coding sequence ATGAGCTCAGCCCCGCTCAGGGTTGCCGTGGTGTGCATGAGGAACGTCAACAGGAGCATGGAAGCCCACAGCATCCTCAGGAGTAAGGGCATCAACGTCCGTTCCTTTGCAGCCGGATCGTGTGTCAAGCTCCCGGGACGCAGACCCCATCTGCCCGTGGTTTACGATTTTGCCACAACCTATAGACAGATGTACGACGACCTGGTCAGGAAAGACAGAGAGTTCTACACACACAATGGCATCTTACACATCTTGAGAAGGAACGAGAGGATCAAGGCCCGTGCAGAGAGGTTTCAGGAGTGCACCGACTGCTTCGACGTCATCTTCACCTGCGAGGAGAGTGTCTATGACAAGGTGGTGGAGCACCTGTGCTCCAGGGAAGAGGAGACCCTGCAGCCGGTGCACGTGATCAACGTGGAGGTGGAAGACGACCCGGAAGGTGCCATGCTGGGGGCGTTCCTCATCTGCGAGCTGTGCCAGGGCCTGCAGCAGCTGGCCGACACGCAGGACCAGATGGGCCGGATGCTCCTGCAAGTGGAGGAGAGAACGGGGAAGAGTTTTCTTCACACCGTCTGCTTCTACTGA
- the LOC142870494 gene encoding RNA polymerase II subunit A C-terminal domain phosphatase SSU72 like protein 6-like: MSSAPLRVAVVCMRNVNRSMEAYSILRSKGINVRSFAAGSCVKLPGRRPHLPVVYDFATTYRQMYDDLVRKDREFYTHNGILHILRRNERIKARAERFQECTDCFDVIFTCEESVYDKVVEHLCSREEETLQPVHVINVEVEDDPESAMLGAFLICELCQGLQQLADTQDQMGRMLLQVEERTGKSFLHTVCFY; this comes from the coding sequence ATGAGCTCAGCCCCGCTCAGGGTTGCCGTGGTGTGCATGAGGAACGTCAACAGGAGCATGGAAGCCTACAGCATCCTCAGGAGTAAAGGCATCAACGTCCGTTCCTTTGCAGCCGGATCGTGTGTCAAGCTCCCGGGACGCAGACCCCATCTGCCCGTGGTTTATGATTTTGCCACAACCTATCGACAGATGTACGACGACCTGGTCAGGAAAGACAGAGAGTTCTACACACACAATGGCATCTTACACATCTTGAGAAGGAACGAGAGGATCAAGGCCCGTGCAGAGAGGTTTCAGGAGTGCACCGACTGCTTCGACGTCATCTTCACCTGCGAGGAGAGTGTCTACGACAAGGTGGTGGAGCACCTGTGCTCCAGGGAAGAGGAGACCCTGCAGCCGGTGCACGTGATCAACGTGGAGGTGGAAGACGACCCGGAAAGTGCCATGCTGGGGGCGTTCCTCATCTGCGAGCTGTGCCAGGGCCTGCAGCAGCTGGCCGACACGCAGGACCAGATGGGCCGGATGCTCCTGCAAGTGGAGGAGAGAACGGGGAAGAGTTTTCTTCACACCGTCTGCTTCTACTGA